The Penaeus chinensis breed Huanghai No. 1 chromosome 39, ASM1920278v2, whole genome shotgun sequence genome has a segment encoding these proteins:
- the LOC125046915 gene encoding beta,beta-carotene 15,15'-dioxygenase-like: MDLFHENFRNAEELAEPVGARVAGAIPSWLCGSLLRVGPGKFDLGDFTLNHWLDGMAILYKFSIDGGKVTFRSKYLKSDAYKKACVASRPVFTEFGTHSFPDPCKNIFSRMFSNFDCHAMTDNASNNAFCVEDQVFVASETCFVRRVDPATLDTREKVDLNKLVSVNFASSHPLRDRHGATYNLGGSFTSGLKYHILRIPQCKDTRGGADPWNSARIVSTIPSSFRASFSYYHSFGMSEEYLIFLEQPLLVNTLKLATSQIKSRAMHDCMEWHPQEKVKFHLLRKSTGEAVKVKYLCDEPFFTFHHVNAYEVKDHLVVDIITYPSPEILDKFYLNKIRAQEFDVKDAPQLQRFILPLLADLQGMPEGEELVSLPGAKASAKIRRDSSGSPYVSLTPVDVGRPGFEMPVINPKHTGAPYRYVFGTGGYDMGSFKNSVCKVDVDSGRSQVWHGVEHQYPAEPAFVAAPDASAEDEGVVLVSVVDVRPDFPDFLLVLDGRTMEELARAEVDGPVPNGLHGTFLPDRL; the protein is encoded by the exons ATGGACCTCTTCCACGAGAACTTCAGGAACGCCGAGGAGCTGGCCGAGCCCGTGGGCGCGCGCGTGGCAG gcgcGATTCCCTCGTGGCTGTGCGGCTCCCTCCTCCGCGTCGGGCCGGGCAAGTTCGACCTCGGGGACTTCACCCTCAATCACTGGCTCGACGGCATGGCCATTCTCTACAAGTTCTCGATCGACGGCGGGAAg GTGACGTTCCGCTCCAAGTACCTCAAGTCGGACGCGTACAAGAAGGCGTGCGTGGCGAGCAGGCCCGTCTTCACGGAATTCGGCACGCACTCCTTCCCCGACCCCTGCAAGAACATCTTCTCCAGGATGTTCTCCAACTTC GACTGCCACGCCATGACGGACAACGCGTCGAACAACGCCTTCTGCGTCGAGGACCAGGTGTTCGTGGCGTCCGAGACCTGCTTCGTCAGGAGGGTCGACCCGGCGACGCTGGACACCCGCGAGAAG GTGGACTTGAACAAACTCGTGAGTGTGAACTTCGCTTCGTCCCACCCTCTGCGGGACCGACACGGCGCCACCTACAACCTCGGAGGAAGTTTCACGTCAGGACTCAAGTACCACATCTTGAGGATTCCGCAGTGCAAGGACACTcggggag GCGCCGACCCTTGGAACAGCGCCCGCATCGTGAGCACGATTCCGTCCAGCTTCCGCGCCTCCTTCTCCTACTACCACAGCTTCGGGATGAGCGAGGAGTACCTGATCTTCCTCGAGCAGCCTCTTCTCGTCAACACCCTGAAGCTTGCCACCTCCCAGATCAAGAGCAGGGCCATGCACGACTGCATGGAGTGGCACCCGCAGGAGAAG GTCAAGTTCCACCTGCTGCGCAAATCCACGGGCGAAGCGGTGAAGGTCAAGTACTTATGCGACGAGCCCTTCTTCACCTTCCACCACGTCAATGCGTACGAGGTCAAAGATCACCTGGTGGTTGACATCATCACGTACCCGAGCCCAGAGATCCTCGACAAGTTCTACCTGAACAAAATCCGGGCGCAGGAGTTCGACGTGAAGGACGCGCCGCAGCTGCAGAGGTTCATCCTGCCTCTCCTGGCGGATCTTCAG GGGATGCCCGAGGGCGAGGAGCTGGTGAGCCTTCCGGGCGCCAAGGCTTCGGCCAAGATCCGGAGGGACAGCTCGGGAAGCCCCTACGTGTCGCTGACGCCCGTGGACGTCGGCCGCCCCGGCTTTGAGATGCCGGTGATCAACCCGAAGCACACGGGCGCCCCCTACCGCTACGTCTTCGGCACCGGCGGATACGACATGGGCTCCTTCAAGAACTCT GTGTGCAAGGTGGACGTGGACAGCGGCCGGAGCCAGGTGTGGCACGGCGTGGAGCACCAGTACCCAGCGGAGCCGGCGTTCGTGGCGGCCCCCGACGCGAGCGCCGAGGACGAAGGCGTGGTGCTCGTGTCCGTGGTGGACGTGCGGCCCGACTTCCCCGACTTCCTGCTGGTGCTCGACGGCCGCACCATGGAGGAGCTGGCGCGCGCGGAGGTGGACGGGCCCGTGCCCAACGGCCTGCACGGGACCTTCCTCCCGGACAGGctgtga